In the genome of Nicoliella spurrieriana, the window GTTGATCTAATTCAACGTTCAGTAGATAGGTTAACAAATGTATCCGTATTATCTACTACTGGATTAATTGTTGATTTAATGGAACAAATTGATGCGCAAGTAATTATCCGAGGGGTCCGTAATACTAATGATTTTGATGCAGAAAAATCACTTGCTAATTTTAACCGTCAATTAGGTAGTGATATCGATACGGTTTTAATCCCGACTACAACAAATTTTGAATCATTATCATCAACAAGGGTTCGTGAATTATACCATTTTAAAAAATCAGTAAAAAATTATGTTCCCCAACCAGTATTCGACTTTATAAATGAAAAGCGGGGATTGGATGAAAAATAAGAAAAAGCACCGTTACTTAAAATATGGAATATTAATTGGGGTGGTGCTGTTAATTGCAGCCTGCTTTTTGTTGCCAATTCCTCGATTTATTGAGGGTCCGGGTGGTGCTGATAATTTAAAACCAATTGTTAAAATTAAGGGCCATGCTGATAATAAGGGCGGAGAATTTATGCTAACTTCAGTAGGAATTGGTCAAGCGACCCCAGCCTCATATGTGTATGCTAAATTAAATCCGTACTACTCAATTGAAAAAATTCAAGATGTAACCGGCGGTCAGGATAATGCAACTTATGATCGATTACAGAATTTTTATATGCAAAGCGCAATTAATGAAGCAATTTATACCGCATATCATGCAGCACATCAGGATGTAACTAAGAAATATCGTGGGATTTATATTATTGATGTTTTAAACACTTCTAAGTTTAAAAATGTAATCCATGTTGGTGATACAATTGTAAGGGTGAATGGCCATCGCTTCAATTCAGCATTAGGGTACCAAAATTATATTCGAAAACAAAAAGTGGGAGCCCCACTTAAAATTGGTTATTACCATAATTCAAAATATAAAGAAGTTACTAAACCATTAACTAAATTGCCAAATACCAATCAACCTGGGATTGGAATTACTTTGACTGATAATTTAAAAGTAACGACTAAAATTCCAATTAAGGTTAATCCTGGTCAAATTGGAGGGCCATCTGGTGGTTTAATGTTTTCATTGCAAATTTATAGTCAACTAACTGGTAAGGATATCAGAAAAGGCCGTAAAATTGCTGGGACTGGAACCATTAATGCGGATGGATCAGTGGGTGAAATCGGTGGAATTGATAAGAAAATCATCGCTGCAAAGCGACAGGGAGCTACGATTTTCTTAGCTCCGTATGTGAAACCCACTAGGGCAGTTAAATCAATTGAGCCAGATCATTTAACTAACTATGAATTAGCAGTTAAAACAGCTAAGCGTTATGCACCTAATATGAAGGTAATTCCAGTTACTTCATTTAAAGATGCACTATCTAAATTGAAATAATTTAAAAACTAAGTAATTACAATAATTGCTTAGTTTTTTTCGTATTTAGTAATTAGATAGGAGGGTAGCAGATGAATAGGATGAAAGAGCTAATTGATAGCTATCGTTATTACATTATCGGTGGATGTGGCATAGTTGTGGTTATTTTAATCATTTTTTTATTAGTTGGAAATGGTGATAACAAAACACCAGAGACCAATCAATTTGAAAGTAGTTTTAATTCTGGAATTGAGAATAGTAATAGTACTAATACTGAATCTACATCAGTAGTTAGTGTTAGTTCATCAGCTAGTTCTGATGGGAAATTAGTCGTTGATATTAAGGGGGCCGTTAAACATCCTGGTATTTACAAGGTAGATGTTGATACACGGGTATCTAATTTAGTTGACTTAGCAGGTGGATTTAGTAAATCAGCTGATCACAAAAATGTTAATTTAGCACAGCGACTAAATGATCAACAAGTTATATATATTCCCATAAAAGGCGAGGTTAAGGGTAACCGACACCTAAATCAATCAATGGATTCCAATATAAGTAATGGGCAAAGCCAGCTGGATTCGAGTAGTAATTCTGGTGATAATAATGGTAAAATTAATATTAATACTGCAGATAAAGAACAATTACAAACAATAAATGGAATTGGTGAAAAGAAGGCAGAAAATATTATTAGTTATCGTCAAGAAAAGGGCAATTTTAAAAGTATCGATGATATTAAGAATACCGATGGAATTGGCGATAAAATGTTTGAAAACATTAAGAATAGCATTACTGTTTAGTGTTTATAGATAAGGAGGAATTTTCATGGCTAAGAAGCGAATTCCATGGGATCAATACTTTATGTTACAAGCTGTGCTAATATCTACTAGAAGTACCTGTAACCGACTATCAGTTGGGGCTAGTTTGGTTCGTGATAAGCGAATTATCGCTGGCGGATATAATGGATCGGTTGCGGGGGATGCCCATTGTACTGATGATGGTTGTTATATGGTCGATGGTCACTGTTTACGGACCATTCATGCTGAAATGAATGCAATCTTACAATGTGCTAAATTTGGCGAGCCTACTGATGGTGCTGAAATTTATGTAACTGATTTTCCCTGCTTACAATGTACGAAAATGTTATTGCAAGCTGGAATCGTTAAAATTAATTACTTGCGTAACTATAATAATGATGACTATGCAATGCATTTAATTAAATTAAAACAAATTGCGCTACAACAAGTTGAATTAGATCAACAAACTTTATCGATGTTACCATTTAATACCTATTTATCTGATAAATAATTTTAAAGAACAGTCTAATATTTATTGCGCTCTTATGGCTTTCCATTAGCGTTATTTTTTTCGGTAATTTAATTCTAGGCATTTTACTATGTGCCTATGTTTCGTTAAGAATCATTTGTCTTGGGGAGCTAAGGGTAATTTTAATTGCAATTATCTCCTCAACCTTATTTATATTGATTTGCACTTTAAACGTCCGTCAAGGAAATCAAAATCAGCTGGTCGTTGATGGACAACGAGTGGTTACCCTAAGGGTTCAACCGGATCAAATAACGATTCAACCTGACTATTATTATGGGAAGGCAACTATTTGGGGGTCTAAAAAACAGGTTTTATTCTCAGGATCGATTAATGAATCATCACTGCTTCACCATGGAGAGGCCAGTAAGCAATCTTTTTTGATGGTAGTTAATGCTGAAATTAAAGAAATTGATTCCGCAACGAACCGAAATCAATTTGATGCTCGTCGTTATTATGCGGTCCAAGGGATTCAAAATTCCATCAAAATTAAAAAAATTATTAATATTACTGATGCCCCTAATTTTAACCTAGTTGATGCAATTCATTCATTTCGATTTGGCCTAATTAATTATGCGGAAAAATTACCTAAACCACTTAATTTATACGCTTTAAGTTTAATTATTGGTGAAATGAATGCAGATGTTTATGATGAAATTGTTGGAATTAAGCAGCTGGGGTTAATTCATTTATTTAGCATCTCTGGATTGCATGTTTATTATTTTATTAGTATCTTGGAGCGAATCTTGATTTACTTAAGATTACGACGTGAGCATTATCAAATTTTAATTATGTTCATTTTGCCTCTTTATTTCATATTTTCGGGTTCCTCTGTGGGGCTATTACGTGCGGTATTAATGGTTGAATCGGGACTGATTGCTAGATATTTTAAATTAAGAGTTGCTGGAATTGATATTTGGAGCATTGCATTGATAATTAATTTAATACTAGTTCCTCAGATGACAATTCAATTTGGAAGCCAATTAAGTTATGCACTTTCGTTTGGATTGATTTTTACTAATAAAATGGGCTTTTTTAAGCAAACGGTTTTAATGAATATGCTGAGTATTCCATTTGTAATTTTTCATGTTTATGAGTGGCATATTTTAACCTTTATGGCAAACTTATTAATTTTACCATTATTTTCAATTATTATTTTCCCGGTAGTAATTATTGGAATGGCTGTCTTTCCCTTTATGCCACTTTTATCTATTTGGCTTGCTCAATTTTTATCTATTTTTGATTTAGTGGTTAATTGGATGGGTGCGCTCCCTGGAAATGTTTTATTTGGTAAACCACCGGTTTTAATTAGTGCTATATTATTTATTTTAACGTTAATATTAGTAAATAAACCGAATGTTAAATCATGGACAATCTTAATTAGTGTTTACTTATTTACATTTCTAATGATTCATTTTCCTATTACTGGTGAGGTGTCCTATTTTGATGTTGGACAGGGCGATAGTTTTTTGATTAGATCACCATTTAATAGATCAATTAATTTAATTGATACTGGTGGTAAGGTGATTTTCGGTAAACAACAAGTTCAAACTAAATTTAACGCTGAAAAGACATCAATTAATTACTTAAAGAGTATTGGAATTAATAGAATCGATAATCTATTTATTACCCATCAAGATGCTGATCATTGTGGGGATCTACCTGCTTTTTTGACTAAAATGAAGGTTAATAATTTGGTTATTCCAATCGGGATGCAGAATAATCGAAATTTTATGGCTAAAATTAGTGGTAAAATGGGTAAAACTAAGTTATTGTTAGCAAGTTCTGGAATGGAGTTTGCTAATCGAACAATTAAGGTATACCATCCGTTTGATTCTGGAATGGGGGCAAATGAAGATTCACTAGTTCTTGGTAGTAAGATTAATAATATTAATTGGATATTTACCGGAGACCTTGATCAAAATGGTGAAAAACAAGTTATTAGTAAATATCCGGAATTAAGGGCTGATGTTTTAAAAGCAGGTCATCATGGAAGTAAAACCTCGAGTGCTCCTGAATTCTTAAATCAATTGAGTCCAAAGGTTGCAATTATTTCCGCTGGTCGAAATAATCGGTATGGACATCCTAATTCTGACGTAATTAAATTATTTAACCAAAAACGAATTAAGATTTATAATACCCAAATTGACGGGATGATTTCATATCATTACGGTGGATTTAATGGTGGCGAATTTAAAACTTATATGGAGAGGTGAGCAAGTGAATTATTATGAAATAAGTGATCAAGTTAAAAATAGGAATCTAAAATCACTGTATTTAATTACTGGCAAGCAGGAGTATTTGATTGACCAACTAAAAAATCAATTTATTAATGTAATCCCAAAGGACGAACGAACAATGAATTTTGCAAGTTACGATATGGAAACCACTCCACTGGATGATGCAATGAATGATGCAATGTCTGCACCTTTTTTTGGTGAACACCGGTTGGTGATTATAAATAATCCATTATTTTTAACTGGTGAAAAAAGTAAAAATAAGATCGATCATGATATTGATTCTCTTTTAAAATACATTCAAAAACCAATGCCTTCAACTATTTTAGTGATAATTGCTCCTTATGAAAAATTAGATGCTAGAAAAAAGATTGTTAAACAATTAAAAAAAGCTGCTGTTCAAGTAGATTTACAGTCAGTAAATGAATTTGAAACTAAGCAATATGTAAATACTTTTTTAAATCAACATGGATATCAAATTGATTCGCGTGTTATGGACCAATTAATTCAAAGAACTGATGGTCAATTATCTGCTATTATGAGTGATTTACCTAAGGTGATGATATATTGCCATCAAGATAAACAAATAACTACTAATGCAGTTAATAGTCTGGTGACTAAGACTTTAAATCAAAATATTTTTACCCTTGTTGATATGGTATTAAGAAAACAAACAACATATGCGGTAAGTCTATATCAAGAACTAATAATGGAGGGCCAGTCCTCCATTCAAATCAATGCTGTTTTATTAGGTCAATTTAGATTATTATTGCAGGTATTGGTGCTTAGTAAATATGGATATAGTCAGGGAAAATTGGCAAGTGCACTAAAAGTACACCCATTTCGGGTTAAATTAGCGATGCAAACGATTCGTAAATATCATTTTACAGAGTTAAAACGTGCCTTTTTAGGATTAAGTGATATTGAAAAACAGTTAAAAAGTACTAATGAATCACCAGAACTACTTTTTGAAATGTTTATGTTAAAATTTGCATAATAAAAATGGGTTTTGATATAATATGGATCCTATTAAATAAACAGACCATAATAAGAGTTTTTACTTATTATGGCCTGTTTTACTTTGTGAAATATAAAAAATGATTCCAGGCAGAAGAGATTATTATTCTTCTACTCAGAACCATTGATTTTAAGGAGTTATGCTGTAATTCCTTAAAATAAAAAGCCCAGTCATGAGCTGAGCTTTTTATTACTTATTAAAAAGTCTAGTAAGACGAGACTTATCACGACTAGCCTTGTTAGCTTTGATTAAACCTTTTGATTTAACGTGGTCAATCTTGCTAATGGCAGCCTTGAAAGTTTCTTCAAGATTATCAGAACCAGTTGCTTGAGCTTTTTCAAACTTCTTGATAGCATTTCTCATTGCACTCTTTTGAACAATGTTTTCTTTTTCTGCTTTTTCATTAGTCTTAACACGCTTGATAGCGGATTTAATTACTGGCATGATTTCACCTCCAAATACGAAGTAATTGTCCATAATTCAACACTTTTTTATTATACATACTCATTATCCCAATTGCAATAGAATTAGATAAATCAGGGCTAATGATACAATTAAATAAAAAAATGGTTGAATAAAGTGTGATTATTTAGTATTATGTATAGGTAAAACAATTTTAACCTTAACTTAGTTTTCCACCGTCTCACTGGTGATTACTCAGTAATAGGTGTTTATAAATGAAAGGTGGGATTTTTTATGGCTCTTACACAAGAACATAAAAACGAAATTATCAAGAAATATGCTCGTCACGAAGGTGACACTGGTTCAGCAGAAGTACAAATCGCGGT includes:
- a CDS encoding DNA internalization-related competence protein ComEC/Rec2, with the protein product MICTLNVRQGNQNQLVVDGQRVVTLRVQPDQITIQPDYYYGKATIWGSKKQVLFSGSINESSLLHHGEASKQSFLMVVNAEIKEIDSATNRNQFDARRYYAVQGIQNSIKIKKIINITDAPNFNLVDAIHSFRFGLINYAEKLPKPLNLYALSLIIGEMNADVYDEIVGIKQLGLIHLFSISGLHVYYFISILERILIYLRLRREHYQILIMFILPLYFIFSGSSVGLLRAVLMVESGLIARYFKLRVAGIDIWSIALIINLILVPQMTIQFGSQLSYALSFGLIFTNKMGFFKQTVLMNMLSIPFVIFHVYEWHILTFMANLLILPLFSIIIFPVVIIGMAVFPFMPLLSIWLAQFLSIFDLVVNWMGALPGNVLFGKPPVLISAILFILTLILVNKPNVKSWTILISVYLFTFLMIHFPITGEVSYFDVGQGDSFLIRSPFNRSINLIDTGGKVIFGKQQVQTKFNAEKTSINYLKSIGINRIDNLFITHQDADHCGDLPAFLTKMKVNNLVIPIGMQNNRNFMAKISGKMGKTKLLLASSGMEFANRTIKVYHPFDSGMGANEDSLVLGSKINNINWIFTGDLDQNGEKQVISKYPELRADVLKAGHHGSKTSSAPEFLNQLSPKVAIISAGRNNRYGHPNSDVIKLFNQKRIKIYNTQIDGMISYHYGGFNGGEFKTYMER
- the holA gene encoding DNA polymerase III subunit delta — encoded protein: MANLKLIWRGEQVNYYEISDQVKNRNLKSLYLITGKQEYLIDQLKNQFINVIPKDERTMNFASYDMETTPLDDAMNDAMSAPFFGEHRLVIINNPLFLTGEKSKNKIDHDIDSLLKYIQKPMPSTILVIIAPYEKLDARKKIVKQLKKAAVQVDLQSVNEFETKQYVNTFLNQHGYQIDSRVMDQLIQRTDGQLSAIMSDLPKVMIYCHQDKQITTNAVNSLVTKTLNQNIFTLVDMVLRKQTTYAVSLYQELIMEGQSSIQINAVLLGQFRLLLQVLVLSKYGYSQGKLASALKVHPFRVKLAMQTIRKYHFTELKRAFLGLSDIEKQLKSTNESPELLFEMFMLKFA
- a CDS encoding helix-hairpin-helix domain-containing protein, encoding MNRMKELIDSYRYYIIGGCGIVVVILIIFLLVGNGDNKTPETNQFESSFNSGIENSNSTNTESTSVVSVSSSASSDGKLVVDIKGAVKHPGIYKVDVDTRVSNLVDLAGGFSKSADHKNVNLAQRLNDQQVIYIPIKGEVKGNRHLNQSMDSNISNGQSQLDSSSNSGDNNGKININTADKEQLQTINGIGEKKAENIISYRQEKGNFKSIDDIKNTDGIGDKMFENIKNSITV
- the rpsT gene encoding 30S ribosomal protein S20, which translates into the protein MPVIKSAIKRVKTNEKAEKENIVQKSAMRNAIKKFEKAQATGSDNLEETFKAAISKIDHVKSKGLIKANKASRDKSRLTRLFNK
- a CDS encoding SepM family pheromone-processing serine protease; the encoded protein is MKNKKKHRYLKYGILIGVVLLIAACFLLPIPRFIEGPGGADNLKPIVKIKGHADNKGGEFMLTSVGIGQATPASYVYAKLNPYYSIEKIQDVTGGQDNATYDRLQNFYMQSAINEAIYTAYHAAHQDVTKKYRGIYIIDVLNTSKFKNVIHVGDTIVRVNGHRFNSALGYQNYIRKQKVGAPLKIGYYHNSKYKEVTKPLTKLPNTNQPGIGITLTDNLKVTTKIPIKVNPGQIGGPSGGLMFSLQIYSQLTGKDIRKGRKIAGTGTINADGSVGEIGGIDKKIIAAKRQGATIFLAPYVKPTRAVKSIEPDHLTNYELAVKTAKRYAPNMKVIPVTSFKDALSKLK
- a CDS encoding ComE operon protein 2; this encodes MAKKRIPWDQYFMLQAVLISTRSTCNRLSVGASLVRDKRIIAGGYNGSVAGDAHCTDDGCYMVDGHCLRTIHAEMNAILQCAKFGEPTDGAEIYVTDFPCLQCTKMLLQAGIVKINYLRNYNNDDYAMHLIKLKQIALQQVELDQQTLSMLPFNTYLSDK
- the coaD gene encoding pantetheine-phosphate adenylyltransferase, which translates into the protein MTKAVFPGSFDPLTNGHLDIINRASRLFDHLVVVVGYNNQKKSWIDVNKRVDLIQRSVDRLTNVSVLSTTGLIVDLMEQIDAQVIIRGVRNTNDFDAEKSLANFNRQLGSDIDTVLIPTTTNFESLSSTRVRELYHFKKSVKNYVPQPVFDFINEKRGLDEK